The Papaver somniferum cultivar HN1 chromosome 3, ASM357369v1, whole genome shotgun sequence genome includes a region encoding these proteins:
- the LOC113358449 gene encoding GDSL esterase/lipase At4g10955-like, protein MVSEREIFGLVGPLNLTSVDWKNTYHQRSVTACLVQAVYVLERDRQASRQGSQALAPAWWEFFHFQLVRTLVDNADSSIFGAIYELNPSTSYCDHAAQLHGAPRYVIAFRGTITKGDSFSEDLKLDIEVIRNGLHLTSRSEYAVQAVRNMISSSGDMNIWLTGHSLGSSMALLAGKNMAKTGIFLEAFLFNPPFLSAPIERIKDKKLKHGIRIAGSLITAGLTIAMKRHQHQPRSENPFFALSPWVPYLFVNPGDHICSEYIGYFEHRKKMEEIGAGGIERLATQTSVTDLFFNAAGRESEPLHLLPSANLVVNRSRCEDFKQAHGIHQWWNPDLQLESKLYHYR, encoded by the exons ATGGTATCTGAGAGAGAAATATTTGGTCTTGTGGGACCTCTCAACCTCACTTCTGTTGATTG GAAAAATACATATCACCAAAGATCTGTCACGGCCTGCTTGGTTCAGGCCGTTTATGTGCTAGAGAGGGACCGTCAAGCTAGTCGCCAAGGATCACAAGCTCTTGCTCCTGCCTGGTGGGAGTTCTTCCATTTCCAGTTAGTCCGCACACTTGTGGATAATGCTGATTCCTCCATTTTTGGCGCCATCTATGAATTGAACCCATCCACTAGTTATTGCGACCACGCAGCACAGTTACATGGGGCTCCAAGATATGTGATCGCCTTCCGAGGCACAATCACCAAGGGAGATTCTTTCTCGGAAGACCTTAAATTGGACATCGAAGTCATTCGTAATGGACTTCACCTGACCTCTCGATCTGAATATGCAGTACAAGCAGTCCGTAACATGATCTCTAGTTCTGGAGATATGAATATCTGGTTAACTGGTCATTCGTTGGGGTCGTCCATGGCTTTGCTCGCTGGAAAGAACATGGCAAAAACGGGAATTTTTCTCGAAGCTTTTCTGTTCAATCCACCATTCTTGTCTGCCCCAATCGAAAGAATAAAGGATAAGAAATTGAAACATGGGATTCGAATTGCTGGCAGCTTGATCACAGCTGGACTCACAATAGCTATGAAGCGCCACCAACATCAGCCTCGTTCGGAGAATCCGTTTTTTGCGTTGTCCCCTTGGGTTCCTTATCTTTTTGTGAATCCAGGTGATCATATCTGTTCAGAGTATATAGGGTATTTTGAGCACAGGAAAAAAATGGAGGAGATTGGAGCAGGAGGCATTGAAAGACTGGCAACTCAGACTTCAGTAACAGATCTATTCTTCAATGCAGCCGGTAGGGAATCAGAACCATTGCATCTCCTTCCTTCAGCAAATCTGGTTGTTAATAGAAGCCGCTGTGAGGATTTCAAACAAGCCCATGGGATTCACCAGTGGTGGAATCCAGATTTACAATTGGAATCGAAGTTATATCATTACCGATAG